In Hahella sp. KA22, one genomic interval encodes:
- the oadA gene encoding sodium-extruding oxaloacetate decarboxylase subunit alpha, whose protein sequence is MSKKINITDVILRDGHQSLIATRMRTEDMLPVAEKLDKAGYWSLEVWGGATFDACVRFLKEDPWERLRQLRKAIPNTRLQMLLRGQNLLGYRHYSDDVVTAFVEKAASNGIDVFRIFDALNDVRNLETAIAAVKKTGKHAQGTICYTTSPVHTVEAFVDQAKRMADMGADSIAIKDMAGLLTPQVTFDLVSALKQSLKLPIFLHSHYTSGMASMCQLKAVEAGVDHLDTCISSFAGGTSHPPTETIAATLKAAGYETGLDMKILGEVAAHFREVRKKYHQFESEYNGVDTSVLINQVPGGMMSNLANQLKEQGALDRIRDVFAEIPRVREDLGYPPLVTPTSQIVGTQAVLNVITGKRYETITNEVKRYLQGWYGQAPAPVNQELQKQAIGKEDVIDCRPADLLQPELHKLKEEVGDLAESDEDMLTYAMFPEVAKPFLQGRKAGTLKPEPLQPKADAKAAGVATEFKITVHGETYDIHVTGVSPGSESERRFYMTVDGEPEEIMIESTGAYTPAEGGGKRQRASAPGHITTAMPGNIVDVLVKEGQTVAVGDAVLIIEAMKMETEIKVGVAGVVKGVFAKKGDRVTPGEILVDIETA, encoded by the coding sequence ATGAGTAAGAAAATAAACATCACTGACGTCATCCTGCGCGACGGCCACCAGTCGCTGATCGCCACCCGCATGCGCACGGAAGATATGCTGCCGGTGGCGGAAAAACTCGACAAAGCCGGTTACTGGTCTCTGGAAGTATGGGGCGGCGCCACGTTCGACGCCTGCGTGCGCTTCCTGAAGGAAGACCCCTGGGAGAGACTGCGTCAACTGCGTAAAGCCATTCCCAACACGCGTCTGCAGATGCTGCTGCGCGGTCAGAACCTGTTGGGCTACCGACACTACTCCGATGACGTGGTGACGGCGTTTGTGGAAAAGGCCGCCAGCAATGGCATCGACGTATTCCGCATCTTCGACGCCCTCAATGACGTGCGCAACCTGGAAACCGCCATTGCGGCGGTGAAGAAAACCGGCAAGCACGCTCAAGGCACGATCTGCTACACCACCAGCCCGGTGCATACTGTCGAGGCGTTCGTGGACCAGGCCAAGCGTATGGCGGATATGGGCGCGGACAGCATCGCCATCAAAGACATGGCGGGTCTGCTGACGCCGCAAGTGACTTTCGATCTGGTCAGCGCGCTTAAGCAGTCCTTGAAACTGCCGATCTTCCTGCATTCCCACTACACCTCGGGTATGGCGTCCATGTGCCAGTTGAAGGCGGTGGAAGCGGGCGTGGATCATCTCGACACCTGTATTTCCTCCTTCGCCGGCGGCACCAGCCATCCGCCCACGGAAACCATTGCGGCGACCTTGAAAGCGGCGGGCTACGAAACCGGTCTGGATATGAAAATTCTGGGCGAGGTGGCGGCGCATTTCCGTGAAGTGCGCAAGAAGTACCATCAGTTTGAAAGCGAATACAACGGCGTCGACACCAGTGTGCTGATCAATCAGGTGCCTGGCGGCATGATGTCCAACCTGGCCAACCAGTTGAAAGAGCAGGGCGCGCTGGATCGCATTCGCGACGTGTTCGCCGAAATTCCACGGGTGCGCGAAGACCTCGGCTATCCGCCGCTGGTGACGCCGACCTCCCAGATCGTGGGAACTCAGGCGGTGCTTAACGTCATTACCGGCAAGCGTTACGAAACCATCACCAACGAAGTGAAGCGCTATCTGCAGGGCTGGTACGGTCAGGCGCCGGCGCCGGTGAATCAGGAGTTGCAGAAGCAGGCAATTGGCAAGGAAGACGTGATCGACTGTCGTCCCGCAGACCTGTTGCAGCCGGAGTTGCACAAGCTGAAAGAAGAAGTGGGCGATCTGGCGGAGTCGGATGAAGACATGCTGACATACGCTATGTTCCCGGAAGTGGCCAAGCCCTTCCTGCAAGGGCGCAAAGCGGGCACTCTCAAGCCGGAGCCGTTGCAGCCGAAGGCGGACGCCAAGGCGGCGGGCGTGGCGACCGAGTTCAAGATCACTGTTCACGGCGAAACCTACGACATTCATGTCACGGGCGTCAGCCCCGGCAGCGAGAGCGAGCGTCGTTTCTACATGACGGTGGACGGCGAGCCGGAAGAGATCATGATCGAATCCACCGGCGCTTATACGCCGGCTGAAGGCGGCGGCAAGCGTCAGCGTGCTTCCGCGCCCGGTCATATCACTACCGCCATGCCCGGCAACATTGTCGATGTGCTGGTCAAGGAAGGTCAGACCGTGGCCGTTGGCGACGCAGTGTTGATTATCGAAGCCATGAAGATGGAAACCGAGATCAAAGTCGGCGTCGCAGGCGTGGTGAAAGGCGTTTTCGCCAAGAAAGGCGACCGCGTCACGCCGGGAGAAATCCTGGTGGATATCGAGACCGCCTGA
- a CDS encoding sodium:proline symporter translates to MAATFLPAFVAIIAIFSIFLSPRAKSDGAFFKGLSPDGRQPSLITLIFSQVTTWIFARSLMNAAILGYYYGLWGALAYAAYYLSFLTGAAIIDSLRFRHGCDSVQEFLRLRFGGAGASCYNLVIAIRLVSEVFANLLVIGILFGSDGSHAYVIAILGFSAITLLYSALGGLHASLRTDVFQMGVFLVVLAALIAIALTADDFSFATLLFKPFVIDDPGPVLLAVALLQIWSYPMHDPVMMDRGFLADRQTTRKSFVHAAWISSLCITLFGCLGVFAGAQALQGEDMNAALTRLLGETPMLIFSAALVVSAMSTLDSTLASSAKLAAVDMALLRPTLANGRVAMALFMAAGLLCVFFGGKDLFAAVAVSGTASMYLTPVVFFSLWRDWRDVPLWSYLTSFCVAVGGAALYFTESSGYSNLIEPLFGVSHKYSKLLLISLVVMAVGCAAFWVGARFPFRSPRTPQPVLE, encoded by the coding sequence ATGGCAGCGACGTTTTTGCCAGCGTTTGTGGCGATCATCGCCATTTTCAGTATTTTTCTCTCGCCGCGCGCAAAAAGTGACGGCGCTTTCTTCAAAGGCCTCTCACCGGATGGCCGCCAACCCAGCTTAATAACGCTGATATTTTCACAGGTCACCACCTGGATATTCGCCAGATCCCTGATGAATGCGGCGATCCTGGGATATTACTATGGCCTGTGGGGCGCATTGGCCTACGCGGCCTATTACCTTTCTTTTCTGACTGGCGCGGCCATTATCGACAGTCTGCGATTTCGTCACGGTTGCGACAGCGTTCAGGAATTTTTACGGTTGCGCTTCGGTGGCGCAGGCGCCTCTTGTTATAACCTGGTGATTGCAATTCGTTTGGTCAGCGAAGTATTCGCCAATTTATTAGTGATCGGCATTCTCTTCGGCTCCGATGGCAGCCATGCCTATGTGATCGCCATTCTCGGATTTTCCGCCATTACGCTTCTGTATTCAGCATTGGGCGGCCTGCACGCCTCTTTGCGTACGGATGTCTTTCAGATGGGCGTCTTTTTGGTTGTGCTTGCTGCGCTGATAGCGATAGCCCTCACTGCGGACGACTTTAGTTTCGCGACCCTGTTGTTCAAACCCTTCGTCATTGACGACCCTGGTCCTGTCCTGCTGGCGGTGGCGCTGTTGCAGATATGGAGTTATCCCATGCATGACCCGGTCATGATGGACCGCGGCTTTCTGGCGGACCGGCAAACCACGCGGAAGAGCTTTGTTCATGCCGCCTGGATCAGCAGTCTGTGCATTACCTTGTTCGGGTGTCTGGGCGTATTCGCCGGCGCGCAGGCGCTGCAGGGCGAAGACATGAACGCGGCGCTGACCCGATTGCTGGGGGAAACGCCGATGCTGATATTCAGCGCCGCGCTGGTGGTGTCCGCGATGTCTACATTGGATTCCACGCTGGCCAGCTCCGCCAAGCTGGCGGCGGTGGATATGGCTTTGTTGCGGCCAACGCTGGCTAACGGCCGCGTCGCGATGGCGTTGTTCATGGCGGCCGGTTTGCTGTGCGTCTTCTTCGGCGGCAAGGACCTGTTCGCCGCCGTGGCGGTGAGCGGAACCGCTTCCATGTATCTGACTCCCGTGGTGTTTTTCTCTTTGTGGCGCGATTGGCGTGATGTGCCGCTATGGAGCTATTTAACCAGCTTCTGCGTGGCGGTAGGGGGCGCGGCGCTGTATTTCACCGAGTCGTCCGGATATAGCAACCTGATTGAGCCGCTTTTCGGCGTTAGTCACAAATACAGCAAACTGTTGCTGATTTCCCTGGTCGTGATGGCGGTGGGATGCGCCGCTTTTTGGGTGGGGGCGCGCTTTCCGTTTCGTTCGCCCCGGACGCCGCAACCGGTGCTGGAGTGA
- a CDS encoding mechanosensitive ion channel family protein, translated as MDNQSVENLLQLGGLFEPGKIALLALGIFILWGVNRAARHLSDSLMDKLPSQRFLTLQVITLFSFIWYIGGTYWLLVTVIEPPKEFLLAIGGSAVVAIGFALKDIAASMIAGIMLLFDRPFQVGDRVAFGDDYGEIVSIGLRSVRLRTLDDNMVTIPNSRFITETVSSGNTGALDMMVVTEFYLSLDADLELAQNLVYEVLATSRFIFLKKPISCVMTEVALADRLAVRLTAKAYVLDVRFEKAFQSDVVMRVERQFRAHHIARPQRDGARESEAGRNAVASAPIPNTSYQPPEAPVAD; from the coding sequence ATGGATAACCAATCAGTCGAAAACCTGTTGCAACTGGGTGGGCTGTTCGAGCCCGGCAAAATCGCGCTGCTGGCCCTGGGTATTTTCATCCTCTGGGGCGTTAACCGGGCGGCCCGGCATCTCTCCGACAGCCTGATGGACAAGCTGCCCAGCCAGCGTTTCCTGACCTTGCAGGTGATCACCTTATTCAGCTTTATCTGGTACATCGGCGGAACCTATTGGTTGCTGGTCACAGTAATCGAACCGCCGAAAGAATTTCTGCTGGCCATAGGCGGCAGCGCCGTGGTGGCCATTGGCTTTGCGCTGAAGGACATCGCCGCGTCCATGATCGCCGGCATTATGTTGTTGTTTGACCGACCTTTTCAGGTTGGGGACCGGGTGGCGTTCGGCGACGACTACGGTGAGATTGTCAGCATTGGACTGCGTTCCGTGCGTCTGCGCACGCTGGACGACAACATGGTGACGATTCCCAACTCCCGCTTTATTACTGAGACGGTTTCCAGCGGCAACACTGGCGCGTTGGACATGATGGTGGTGACGGAGTTTTATCTGTCGCTTGATGCGGACCTGGAGCTGGCGCAAAACCTGGTTTATGAAGTGCTGGCCACCAGCCGCTTCATTTTTCTGAAGAAGCCGATTAGTTGCGTCATGACGGAAGTGGCGCTGGCGGATCGTCTGGCGGTGCGCCTGACGGCCAAGGCTTATGTATTGGACGTTCGCTTCGAGAAGGCGTTCCAAAGCGATGTGGTGATGCGGGTTGAGCGCCAGTTCCGCGCCCATCATATCGCCCGTCCACAGCGGGACGGCGCACGTGAAAGCGAAGCCGGGCGTAACGCCGTCGCATCCGCGCCAATACCGAACACGTCTTATCAACCGCCTGAGGCGCCCGTCGCAGACTAA
- a CDS encoding PLP-dependent cysteine synthase family protein — translation MSWVSEAIQKIEADFQRSADTHLIKVDLPCIPDIHLYLKDESTHPTGSLKHRLARSLFLYGLCNGWIREGTTIIEASSGSTAVSEAYFARLLGLPFIAVVPASTSQQKLDQITFYGGKCHKVSTGSIYDEAERLAREVDGHYMDQFTYAERATDWRGNNNIAESIFQQMRAEPFPIPTWIVMSAGTGGTSATIGRYLRYQQHATQLCVADPENSVFYDYYQTRDASLTLAQPSCIEGIGRPRVEPSFIAGIVDRMIKVPDAASMASLRWLQHLLNRRCGGSTGTNLYATVQLLAEMRARGESGSVVSMICDGGERYLDTYYNPQWLQDKGFNTAPYEEQLKRFECSGELN, via the coding sequence ATGAGTTGGGTCAGTGAGGCGATTCAGAAGATTGAGGCGGATTTCCAACGTTCGGCGGACACGCATTTGATCAAGGTCGATCTGCCCTGCATTCCAGATATTCATCTCTATTTGAAAGACGAGTCCACCCATCCCACCGGCAGCCTGAAACATCGTCTGGCGCGCTCCCTGTTTTTATATGGGCTGTGCAACGGCTGGATTCGCGAGGGAACGACAATCATAGAAGCGTCTTCCGGTAGCACGGCAGTGTCCGAAGCCTATTTCGCCCGCTTGCTGGGACTGCCTTTCATCGCGGTGGTGCCGGCGTCCACCTCGCAGCAGAAGCTGGATCAGATCACGTTTTACGGCGGCAAATGCCATAAGGTCAGCACCGGCAGTATTTATGACGAAGCGGAGCGACTGGCGCGGGAAGTCGATGGCCATTATATGGATCAGTTCACTTACGCGGAGCGGGCGACGGACTGGCGCGGCAACAACAATATCGCCGAATCCATCTTCCAGCAGATGCGGGCGGAGCCTTTTCCTATTCCCACCTGGATTGTGATGAGCGCGGGCACTGGCGGCACCTCCGCCACCATCGGGCGCTATCTGCGCTATCAGCAGCATGCGACGCAGCTGTGTGTGGCGGACCCGGAAAACTCGGTGTTCTACGATTACTACCAGACCCGCGATGCCTCCCTGACCCTGGCGCAGCCCTCCTGCATTGAAGGCATCGGCCGTCCGCGGGTGGAGCCGTCCTTTATCGCCGGTATTGTGGACCGCATGATCAAAGTGCCGGATGCGGCCTCCATGGCGTCGCTGCGCTGGCTGCAGCATTTATTGAATCGCCGCTGCGGCGGCTCCACGGGGACCAATCTATACGCCACCGTGCAGTTGCTGGCGGAAATGCGCGCCCGGGGCGAATCCGGTTCAGTCGTCAGTATGATCTGCGACGGCGGCGAGCGTTACCTGGATACTTACTACAATCCTCAATGGCTGCAGGACAAAGGCTTCAACACGGCGCCCTATGAAGAGCAACTCAAGCGTTTTGAATGCAGCGGTGAGTTGAACTGA
- a CDS encoding class I SAM-dependent methyltransferase, giving the protein MDKAVHACRICLGGVKYMGATDFNKSGSDHFEGRRVFPPSLIQVDYYRCRECGFMFTPYFDDWSDADFERQVYNSEYLKADPPFAGERAARLSQFLTRALGDDLRDESLLDFGGGEGHLERLLRHQGFSDCATYDPHHHANCKKPSRIYNLVTTFEVVEHVSDQHHLFKELCSLVAPNGALLLSTLLQPRDIEMQGVDWWYACPRNAHMAFHTRRSLQHVLQTHGFYLESLSEELHIAFRRPNVISDKFLSLGAASVQVNDTVCTN; this is encoded by the coding sequence ATGGACAAAGCAGTACACGCCTGCAGGATCTGCCTGGGCGGTGTGAAATATATGGGCGCCACGGACTTCAACAAATCCGGCAGTGATCATTTTGAAGGCCGCCGGGTCTTCCCCCCGTCCCTCATTCAAGTCGATTACTACCGTTGCCGCGAGTGCGGCTTCATGTTCACGCCCTATTTCGACGATTGGAGCGATGCGGACTTCGAGCGGCAGGTGTACAACAGCGAATACCTGAAAGCCGATCCGCCCTTCGCCGGCGAGCGAGCAGCCCGCCTGTCGCAATTCCTGACCCGCGCTTTGGGCGATGATCTAAGGGATGAATCCCTGCTGGACTTCGGCGGTGGCGAAGGGCATCTGGAGCGTCTGTTGCGTCATCAGGGCTTCAGTGATTGCGCCACGTACGACCCTCACCATCACGCCAACTGTAAAAAGCCTTCCCGGATTTACAACTTGGTCACCACCTTCGAAGTGGTGGAGCATGTCAGCGATCAGCATCATCTGTTTAAAGAGTTATGTTCGTTGGTGGCGCCGAACGGCGCGCTGTTACTGAGCACGCTGTTGCAGCCCAGAGATATTGAAATGCAGGGGGTGGATTGGTGGTACGCCTGTCCGCGCAACGCGCACATGGCGTTTCATACCCGACGCAGTCTGCAGCACGTACTGCAGACTCACGGCTTTTATCTGGAATCGCTCAGCGAAGAATTGCACATCGCATTCCGCCGCCCGAACGTGATCAGCGACAAGTTCCTCAGTCTGGGAGCCGCGTCTGTGCAGGTCAACGACACCGTCTGCACGAACTAG
- a CDS encoding patatin-like phospholipase family protein — protein sequence MSSALTLIAGPKALQHIRNRGLKANDFNLLAGASGGPKWFILFGLDKYLSGEFFKDRSTPLHTLGSSAGAWRMACFAQNDPVAAITRLAEHYSQERYSDKPDVAEITAKARLMVQTTLGANGAAEVAAHPSIRTHILADRCRGPAASEKVWLQLFGLALAAGANTLSRRALGLFFERVLFHTGAEPALQLKDLPTRTAPLHAQNLEQALMASGAIPLVLSGVSGITDAPKGVYRDGGILDYHFDLPFNQSQGLVLYPHFSQQVTPGWLDKKLPYRRVDPRHYDNVLMLAPSRDLVAKLPYGKISDRNDFKHLDADSRLKYWRTVLQEGERMADALHEMVATGKGLDDIQPFQP from the coding sequence ATGTCATCCGCCCTCACTCTGATCGCCGGCCCAAAGGCCTTGCAACACATCCGCAATCGCGGTCTGAAAGCGAATGACTTCAATCTGCTGGCCGGAGCATCCGGCGGACCCAAATGGTTCATCCTGTTCGGGCTGGACAAGTATCTGTCCGGTGAGTTTTTCAAAGATCGCAGTACGCCGCTGCACACCCTCGGCTCTTCCGCCGGCGCCTGGCGCATGGCCTGCTTCGCCCAGAACGATCCGGTGGCGGCGATCACCCGGCTGGCGGAGCATTATTCCCAGGAACGCTACTCCGACAAACCCGACGTGGCGGAGATCACCGCCAAAGCCAGGCTGATGGTGCAAACCACGCTGGGCGCCAATGGCGCAGCGGAAGTCGCCGCTCACCCTAGTATACGCACGCATATTCTGGCGGACCGTTGCCGCGGTCCCGCCGCTTCGGAAAAAGTCTGGCTGCAGTTATTCGGTCTGGCGCTGGCGGCCGGGGCCAATACGCTGAGTCGGCGAGCGCTGGGATTGTTCTTCGAGCGTGTGCTGTTCCACACCGGCGCCGAACCGGCGTTGCAGTTAAAGGATCTGCCGACCCGCACCGCTCCTCTCCATGCGCAGAATCTGGAGCAGGCGCTAATGGCGTCAGGCGCAATACCGCTGGTACTCTCCGGCGTATCCGGCATTACGGACGCCCCCAAAGGCGTTTACCGTGACGGCGGCATTCTGGATTACCACTTTGATCTGCCTTTTAACCAAAGCCAGGGGCTGGTCCTTTACCCGCACTTCAGTCAGCAGGTAACGCCAGGATGGCTGGATAAAAAGCTGCCTTATCGACGCGTCGATCCCCGCCATTATGACAACGTGTTGATGCTGGCGCCGTCCAGGGATCTGGTGGCGAAACTCCCCTACGGCAAAATATCCGATCGTAATGATTTCAAGCATCTGGATGCGGACAGCCGCCTCAAATACTGGCGCACAGTGTTGCAGGAAGGCGAGCGCATGGCGGACGCCCTGCACGAAATGGTCGCCACCGGCAAAGGCCTGGACGACATTCAGCCCTTCCAGCCCTGA
- a CDS encoding ATP-binding protein, whose protein sequence is MVKRIRSILGVVLAAATVILAIAVTATIVTLREGALEVRVAKDDLYWSIHQIEVEVMNMLIIAHALQHGDHLPEDLDIRYSVLLSRTDLFKKGEFREAISLLPKTQALMTSVTYQIEALSPLFDNAVNDPDPILPELIDKLDETRRIAHELTLIAHQEQVTLRVAKRDELANIFFYAEVLLSVLAVTVLIGFISLYWLMYLAKQAKVEADFHRRRAEANSDAKSRFLSNMSHELRTPLNAVMGFAQLMQMESRNLSREQMQNIDEIYKASEHLLSLINDIMDLSKIESGQLSISIEPCSVQSLVNESVSMIRSMAMMNNISVYEPEVRLDYLIKVDRTRMVQVLTNFLTNAIKYNRKGGWVKIELEHESRSGMLCLSVADNGIGIHKKDHHKVFKPFERLAQDMAIEGTGIGLALSQQLVLLMNGQIGFKSKEGQGSLFWVKFPILDVVKAQDRSAVKAVSPRPPDLEILAAPKATVLYIEDNYSNIRLMESLFASMRNIQLLTTNNGEQGIAMARTYRPQLVLLDLNLPTTSGLDVCSRFQEDPELADIPIVAVTANVNGSQEASRLGLKFQEFILKPIDVEQMKSTIFKYLGRPQAH, encoded by the coding sequence TTGGTAAAGCGAATTCGGTCGATTCTCGGTGTTGTATTAGCCGCCGCCACAGTCATACTCGCCATCGCCGTTACCGCCACCATAGTCACGTTACGCGAAGGTGCGTTGGAGGTGCGAGTCGCGAAGGACGATTTGTATTGGTCTATTCATCAGATCGAAGTGGAAGTGATGAATATGCTGATCATCGCCCATGCGCTGCAGCATGGCGACCACCTGCCGGAAGATCTGGATATCCGTTACTCGGTGCTGCTCAGCCGCACCGACCTGTTCAAGAAAGGCGAGTTTCGCGAGGCCATCAGCCTCCTGCCAAAAACTCAGGCTTTGATGACCTCCGTCACTTACCAGATCGAAGCCCTGTCGCCTTTATTCGACAACGCCGTCAATGACCCCGACCCGATACTCCCCGAACTGATCGACAAGCTCGACGAAACCCGCCGCATCGCCCATGAACTGACGCTGATCGCCCATCAGGAACAGGTGACGCTGCGTGTAGCCAAACGAGACGAACTGGCCAATATCTTCTTCTATGCGGAAGTACTGCTGTCTGTGTTGGCGGTGACCGTATTGATCGGTTTCATTTCTCTGTACTGGCTGATGTATCTGGCCAAGCAGGCCAAGGTCGAAGCGGATTTCCATCGCCGTCGGGCGGAAGCCAACAGCGACGCCAAGAGCCGTTTCCTATCCAACATGAGCCACGAACTGCGCACGCCGCTGAATGCGGTCATGGGATTCGCCCAGCTCATGCAGATGGAAAGCCGCAATCTGTCCCGGGAACAGATGCAGAACATTGACGAAATCTACAAAGCCAGTGAACACCTGCTATCGCTCATCAACGACATCATGGATCTGTCCAAGATCGAGAGCGGCCAGCTCAGCATCAGTATCGAGCCCTGTTCGGTACAGTCTCTGGTCAATGAGTCCGTGTCCATGATCCGCTCCATGGCGATGATGAACAACATCAGCGTCTATGAACCGGAAGTGCGTCTGGATTATCTGATCAAGGTGGATCGCACCCGCATGGTTCAGGTGTTGACCAACTTCCTTACCAACGCCATCAAGTACAATCGCAAAGGCGGCTGGGTCAAGATCGAGCTGGAGCACGAAAGCCGCAGCGGCATGCTGTGCCTGAGCGTGGCGGACAACGGCATCGGCATTCACAAGAAAGATCACCATAAAGTATTCAAACCCTTCGAGCGCCTGGCTCAGGATATGGCCATCGAAGGCACCGGCATTGGTCTCGCCCTCAGTCAGCAACTGGTGTTATTGATGAACGGGCAAATCGGCTTCAAATCAAAAGAAGGCCAAGGCAGTCTGTTCTGGGTGAAATTCCCGATTCTCGATGTGGTCAAAGCCCAGGACCGCAGCGCCGTCAAAGCCGTGTCGCCGCGTCCGCCGGATTTGGAAATCCTCGCCGCGCCCAAAGCCACGGTGCTCTATATCGAAGACAACTACTCCAACATCCGCTTGATGGAGAGTCTGTTCGCCAGTATGCGCAACATCCAGTTGCTGACCACCAACAATGGCGAGCAAGGCATCGCCATGGCCCGCACTTACCGTCCGCAACTGGTGCTGTTGGATCTCAACCTGCCCACCACTTCCGGACTGGATGTCTGCTCCCGCTTTCAGGAAGATCCGGAACTCGCCGACATCCCTATCGTCGCCGTCACCGCCAATGTGAACGGCAGCCAGGAAGCCAGTCGGCTCGGCCTTAAATTTCAGGAGTTCATCCTTAAGCCCATCGACGTGGAGCAGATGAAATCCACTATCTTCAAATACCTCGGTCGACCACAGGCGCACTAG
- a CDS encoding glutathione S-transferase family protein — protein MQTELTLVIGNKNYSSWSLRAWLPLKRSGLAFSEVFVPLMTPGYKEKLLEYSPAGKVPALLLDGRPIWDSLAIAEWVAEQKPEFWPRDSLDRAWARAVTAEMHSGFPGVRGAMPMNCRASGRRVELDEATREEVARICEIWTQCREAFANRGPWLFGEWSIADAFYAPVTSRFRTYGVEVNAVCAGYIETTWSDSLMQEWLTHAQQETQVIEKGEVG, from the coding sequence ATGCAAACTGAACTTACTCTCGTTATTGGCAATAAGAATTACTCGTCGTGGTCTTTACGCGCGTGGCTGCCATTGAAGCGCAGCGGGCTGGCGTTTTCAGAGGTGTTTGTCCCCCTGATGACGCCGGGTTACAAAGAAAAACTGTTGGAATACTCACCGGCTGGAAAAGTGCCGGCGCTGTTGCTTGATGGTCGTCCGATATGGGACTCGTTGGCCATCGCCGAATGGGTGGCGGAACAGAAGCCTGAATTCTGGCCCCGGGACTCCCTGGATCGGGCGTGGGCCCGCGCTGTGACCGCGGAAATGCACTCTGGTTTTCCTGGTGTGCGCGGCGCCATGCCGATGAACTGTCGCGCAAGCGGCCGTCGGGTGGAATTGGATGAGGCGACTCGGGAAGAAGTCGCGCGTATTTGCGAAATCTGGACCCAGTGTCGGGAGGCCTTCGCGAACCGCGGTCCCTGGTTGTTTGGAGAATGGAGTATTGCTGACGCCTTCTACGCGCCGGTGACGTCCCGTTTCCGTACCTATGGAGTTGAAGTCAACGCGGTTTGCGCAGGCTATATTGAAACGACCTGGAGCGATTCGTTAATGCAGGAGTGGCTGACCCATGCCCAGCAGGAAACGCAAGTCATCGAAAAAGGGGAAGTGGGATAA